A region of the Bacillus spongiae genome:
ATCATAGTATAAATCGAGTCTATCTCCTTTTATTGCACTTCCTTTATCCGCAACCACTCCGTACCCGTATTCAGGAATAAATAAAATGGTCCCTATTGGAAATACAGATAAGTCAGCTGCGATCGTTGAATAAAGGTCTCTCTTCACTCTTACACCAGAAAATGTAATTCCATAGAGAGGGTGACCTTCATTTTTTCCTGTCGACTCAATCCCAGCTGTATAACCTGTTGCTACTACTGTTTTTGTCGGATACTGCGACCAATTTTTATCCTCTAATCTTAAATGACCATTCACTTGTTCATGTTTCTTTCTCGAATCATCACTAGTTTTTAATTTTTTAAGCACCATAGGGACTTCCCTTGTTTCATCCATTCGACTGAAAAACTCTTCTAACATTGTCGATGCCTTTATACCAGAAAGAGTCTCATAAGTTGTTATTAGAGCTAACATAACGATCACTATCATGAAGATGCGCTTTGTCCAAATGAAGATTGATTTCATGAACATTTCACTCCTCCCAAGTATCATACTTTCCTATGGGAGTGAAAATTATGCGCAAATCGAAGAAAAAGACGAAAAAGTGTTTATTCCAACAAAAAAACTGCCATTTCGTATGGCAGTTTAAAACATTCGATATCCTTTCTTTCGCAGCACTCGAATAGCAATACCTGACACAATCGCACCTGCTAAACCACTTAATAAGATGACGACATCGACCATTACTAAATTTGTTAATTTTTCCCCAAGAGCGGAAAAAGAACTACCAGGTTCTCTAAAATACTGAATAAAACGAATATCATCAATAATGAAAATCGTCACGATTGGGTAAATAATTGCCATAACCCATGTCATTCGTAAAAGCATATTAAGAATAAACCCAATGCTAAAAAAGAGAACAAAAAAGATTAAAATAGAAATAATAAACTGAGCAATGTTCACTAAGCACACCTCCTACTTACACTATGATTTAGTGTACTCAAATGTACAAGTTCCGTCAATTAGGAGGGACTTAAGTGGAAACAATAATACATCACTTCATAAGCTTTAACTTGAACATTAACAAAGGAAGACTGAACTTAATACAAAGTTCAGTCTTCCTTTGTTTCATAGCCTTATTTATTTTTGCCGCTTCCCCCACAACATGGACATGTTTCAGAACCACCAAGAATGAGTTGAAAATAACCTTTCCCTGAACAATACTGGCATTTCTTCGTTTGTGATGAAATATGCTTTGCCATTTTGTTTTCCCCTTCCTTAAGAGAATTATTCTTAATTTTCTGATAATATATCATCATTCCTGTAATAAGAAAAGATTCAAAATCGGCCAATTAACAATATGTAAACGGATACATCCTCCTTTTTCTATTATTATCTCGTCCATACTCCTTTTTTAAAAAATTACAAAAATAGGCGGTAAGTGGTATAACCGAATACTTCTCCTGGATCAATTCCGTCAATCTTCTGTTTATAATCCTCCCAATGTTGTTTCAGCATTTCAAAGAGCATCACTGAGGAATCTTGAAAAGCTATTTCCTTCGGATCAAGCCAAGCAGCTTCCATAATTTCTTGTTCTTGTATTTGAATTGGCTGGTTTTCCCTAGGTTTTAATGAGAAAATCAGCATATTATCGCTCACTTCCTCACGAATCACACCCGTTCTAAGTCCAATCAACCCTTGAACTTTTGCATCAATGCCTGTCTCTTCCTTTGTTTCACGGACAGCCGCTTCATCAGCTGTTTCTCCCGCTTGTACAAATCCAGCGGGTAAACTCCATTTCCCCTTTAAACCACCGTACTTCTTTTTTACTAATAGCCACTTCCCTTGTTGATTAACAACTAATCCCGCTACACACATCCATACTTTACCTTTAGACACTCCTTACCACTCCTAAAGTTTTTTTACTATTTCTATTATACCAACATGATATAAAACTCTCTTCGATTCACTATATTATCTTGAAAACGTCGATTTTTAGAAGTTGTGAAATAACTGTCTACAACAACACAAAAGGTAGGAAAAACTGGAGAATTACGATTATACAACCATTAAAAAGAATAAAGATAGATTACTTCAAAAACAAAATATTTCTCCGAGTATAGAGGAATTTCACTGACAGAAATGGTTAGCACAAGTACTCCTGCATCAATGAGAATAACATAGATGAGTAAGACAAACGATTGGGGAATTATCCACCTCATTACACAGACGAAAATACAATAATGGTCACAGAATCAGAAGCATTCAAAGAGGAATAGGCTTTTCTTCGTATTAGCTAAACTTAATTCAAAAAACAAAAAAGGACGAGGGAATACTCGTCCTTTTTTTAAAATCTCTATTAAAAGAATTTAAACTTTCCTTTTTTGAATACGAGACTAGCGCCACCGATCATGTATAACGCACGATTATCAATGACCTTTTTCATGAAAGCAGCTGAAGAACCCATTAGCTTTTTACCGAATACTAGTCCAATCGCATCATCTTCTCCAAGAGAACATACAGTTCCCTTCAAGTCTGGTACAAATGTTTCTAAATCGTGTTTCCCTTTCACAAGAGCCGCAATATTACGAGCACATACTTCACCTTGCTGCATCGCAATTTGAGCTGTTGGAGGATATGGACGATTGATTTCTTCGTTAATCATAAGCGAGCAATCTCCCACTATGAAAACATTATCGTGACCAGGAGCACGTAAATCTTTTTCAACTTTTACACGAGCGCGCATGTTTTCAAACCCAGCTTTTTCAATAAGGTTACTGCCTCGAACACCTGCTGCCCAAACAACGGTTGATGCCTTAATTTCTTCTACTTCCTCTTCATTTATTGCAATGAAAATACCATCTTCAGTTGCTTCTTTAATTGGTGTACCGATTCGGAACTCTACACCTTTTTTCTCCAGTTTAGCACGAGCATATTTTACAAGCTCAGGGTCGAAACCTGGAAGAATCATTGGAGCAGCTTCAACACATACTATACGGACTTTGCTAGGGTCGATGTCGTATTCATGGCATAGCTCAGGAATTCTATTTCCTAGCTCACCTAAGAATTCAATACCAGTAAATCCTGCTCCCCCTACTACAATCGTTAAACGCTCATCTTTTTTCTCTTGTTCTTGACTATATGTCGCAAATTGGTAATCAAGATGCTCACGAATATGACGAGCTGAACGAATGCTTGTAATAGAAAAAGCGTATTCTTTTAATCCTTTAATACCAAACGTTTCCGGTTCAGCGCCTAAGGCAATAACTAAGTAGTCATATTCAACTTCACCATCAGTCGTAATGACTTTATTTTCATCTGTTTTAATATCTTCAACAGTTGTTTCCATGAAATGAACTTTGCTACGATTAATTACACTCTTAATGTCGTAACGTACTTTATCGTGATGCATTGTCCCTGCTGAAGCTTCATGCAACCAAGTCGTTTCATAATGATAATCATTTTTATTAATTAAAATGATTTCTGCTTCACCTGAGATTTGCTTTTGAAGACGAGTAACCGTCATTAGCCCGCCGTATCCTGCTCCTAAAACAACAATTCTTGGCTTTCTCACCTGTATCACATCCACCTTTAGTTGATTTTACGATGTTTTTTAGTAGCTTCACCGCAAAAGCCAGTTTTATTTATAAGTAACGAAAAGAATATTTTGTGACGCATTTCACGAACCTATAGAAAAGGGGCCGAAAAATGTCATAAAATCTTAACATTATGCCTACATTACATATTATTCTTTTTACCCTGTATTTTCAAGATTAATATAGGAAATAATAAAACTTAAGAAAATTTAAAAAATACACTCTCTTTCATGGGGAACTTGCTTTCCTTGTGGTAATATAAGGGGAGAGAAAATTGTTTGTCCATAGGGGGAGATTGAATGAAAGAAGATCAAAAAATATACGACATTACTATCATTGGTGGGGGACCTACCGGCTTATTCACTGCTTTCTATGGTGGAATGAGGCAAGCAAGTGTAAAAATAATTGAGAGCTTACCACAGCTGGGGGGGCAACTCGCTACCTTATACCCTGAAAAATACATTTATGATGTTGCCGGCTTTCCGAAAGTGAAGGCCCAAGAACTCGTTGATAATTTAAAAGAACAAATGAATCAGTTTGAGCAAACAATTTGTTTAGGACAAGCAGTTGAAACAGTAGAGAAACAATCAGACGGTACCTTTAAGCTTACAACGAACGAAGAAGTTCATTATAGTAAGACCATTATTATTACCGCTGGAAATGGCGCTTTTCAGCCTAGACGATTGCAGTTAGATAATGCACGACAATATGAAGGGAAAAACGTCCATTATTTTATTGATAACCTTGAACAATTCCGCAATCAAAAGGTTGTAGTATGTGGTGGTGGAGATTCTGCCGTTGATTGGGCCTTAATGCTCGAACCAATAGCCGAAAAAGTTTCACTTGTCCACAGGCGCGATAAGTTTCGTGCACATGAGCATAGTGTTGAGAACTTATTCCAATCAACTGTCGAGATTAAAACACCGTTTGTACCTGTAGAACTTGTTGGAAATGGCGAAATTGCGCAGAAGATTGTCCTGGATGAAGTAAAAGGCATCAATAAGGAAACGATTGATTTTGATTCACTCATTGTAAACTTTGGTTTTCTATCATCGTTGGGCCCTATTAAAGATTGGGGTCTAGAAATTGAAAAGAATTCGATTGTCGTCAATTCGCGAATGGAAACAAATATTGAGGGAATCTATGCCGCAGGTGATATTTGCACGTATGATGGAAAAGTCAAATTAATTGCTAGTGGATTTGGCGAGGCACCTACTGCTGTAAACAATGCAAAAGCATTCATGGACCCAAAGGCTCGAGTACAACCACTTCACAGCACCTCTCTCTTTAACAGTTAATCATTCCTATTAGAAAATACCATAACTATTTAAAAGGCAGGAGGTCACTACGGACACTCCTGCTTTGTCTATTATTTCACAACCTATTGTATACGGTTATCAACCTATTTATCTAGAAAACTATTATCTCACTGCTCCATACACAGGATTATCCATATCAAATTCTTCTAACGTTAATAATTGTGATACAGTTACAAACTGGTACCCGTCTTCCTTTAACTTAGATAAGATAGTGGGAAGTGCTTCAGCTGATGTAGAATGAATATCGTGGAGTAATATAATGGAATTAGGGTTTGTTTCTTGTTGGACAATATTGCTCACAGTTTGAGAACCTTTTCTTTTCCAATCTAACGAGTCAACAGACCATAAAACTAGAGGAGAGCTTGTTAATGAAGCTATGGCTTCCACTTTATGATCAAACGCCCCATATGGTGGTCTCAATAAGGATGGTACTTGTCCCGTGACCTCTTTAATCAATTCCTTTGTCTTTACTATTTGCGACTTAATTTGCTGTTTGTTTAGTTGTGTTAGATCATGATGATCATACCCATGATTAGCGACTTCATGACCCTCATTTGCCACTTTTCGCGCAAGCTCAGGATAGCGCTCTACTTGTATTCCTAACATGAAGAAGGTAGCTTTTGCATCAAATTCTTTTAATATTTGTAATACTTGTGGTGTAACGTTTTTATTCGGCCCATCATCGAACGTGAGTGCAACATACTTCCCGTTAGGGTCCAGTGGTATTATTTTTTCTTGCTCACCTTCTGTCTGTAATTGCAGTAAAGGCTCGACCTCATCCATTGAAATATCCACCGTTACAGAACCTAAATCCCCTTTTGATATTTCAGATTCATCAAAATACACATGAAACTGATCCGAGTCCATGGACCATTTCCAATCTTGTGGGTTCGCTAAGCTCTTTTCTAACAAATTTTTATCTACCTTTGCAAATAAATCCTTATTTTTTTCCATCTCATTTTGGACAAGCTTTCGCATTTCCTCAATGCTTTCTTTATCCTTAATAACATCATCAAGTCCTATAATATCATGGGTCGATACATTAATATTAAAGGTTTTCTTATATTGTTTCCCGTTCGCACCACCTGAGTCAAGATGACTAGAGAAGACTAAACTATACATTTCATCATCTAATTGAATTGTATCTACTTCTATTGACAAAGAGGCAGGATTATCTTTATGTATCTGGTCTTTATTCTCCTCTACCTTGCTAAGGAAAAACTCTTTTTTCTCCGCAGCCCACTTTTGAATTATCTTATTCATTTCCTTATTGTCCAACATAGGTAGGCTAATAGAAAAGGTATAATATTCTGTTTTTTTCGTCCTCGTCTCTAACGCTAAACCAGGGTACTTGCTCCAGTCCTTTCTCTCAACCTTTTCTTCTGCATATGTCCCGCTACTTAGTAATTGATTTACTAAAAAAAGTACTCCGCTAAAGAGGGCCATAATTAGTAACCACAATGGCCATCTTAGGCTTTTGATCATCACAGTTCATCCCTTTCCAATTCATTTTATGGTCAAAAAGAGAAGAACCCCGCATTAAAGCAGGCTTCTCTTTGGTTTTGTTATTGGAGATACCCTATTAAACTATTATATTAGTATATCACAGTACTAGTTTTTCTTATTGTATATTTCAGCTCAATTCTTTGGTAAATTATGTGAAAATAATATACTTGTGAAAGTTCAAACAATATAGTTAACGTTTTGAATATTGGGTATATAGTCAGTGGAATTTTTTAGCCCTTTCACTTTTATATTCGGGTGCGTGTAGAAAGTAACGTCTAGGTATTACAAAAATAGAATTTCATAATCCGATGAGAAATACGTATCAAGTAGAATCATTTATGAGAGTATGATCATTGGATGTTGTTTTGGCTTTCTTCGTGAAAATGAATTACCCATTTCAATTTTATTGATACTTCCTTTCCCACTTCACCAAATTTTTGCAATCAAAATCTCGATATTCTTATCACAATACTTCCGTTAAATGATAGATGAAACTAGCACATTAATAGCTTATTCTTCATACGATAATATATCGAAATATGAAAGGTGGTGTATTAATGGGGCACAATAAGACAAAAAAAAGAACTAGTGGTGTCTTATATAGAGAAGTAGGAGCAGATAATAGTCACGCTGAAATTTTAAACCGTAGTAACAAAACCATTAAAGTGACAGCTTACGCTTTTGATTGGGAAGATACAATGGAACCAGAATTAATAAAAACAGAAACGCTCACCATCCCTCCAGGAACTCGTGCAACGTTTGATTCCGATGCTACTCGTCACTTCGAAGTATTATTTGAAACGGACAAGCATAAAGAGTTGATTATTAATCTTTATTTCCG
Encoded here:
- a CDS encoding 3D domain-containing protein, which codes for MKSIFIWTKRIFMIVIVMLALITTYETLSGIKASTMLEEFFSRMDETREVPMVLKKLKTSDDSRKKHEQVNGHLRLEDKNWSQYPTKTVVATGYTAGIESTGKNEGHPLYGITFSGVRVKRDLYSTIAADLSVFPIGTILFIPEYGYGVVADKGSAIKGDRLDLYYDTVEEVYDEWGKKEVGVYIVSMGDGTLTEEHLVMLNETEDLQSFRPQYNKTLRE
- a CDS encoding YuiB family protein, which translates into the protein MNIAQFIISILIFFVLFFSIGFILNMLLRMTWVMAIIYPIVTIFIIDDIRFIQYFREPGSSFSALGEKLTNLVMVDVVILLSGLAGAIVSGIAIRVLRKKGYRMF
- a CDS encoding YuiA family protein, with the protein product MAKHISSQTKKCQYCSGKGYFQLILGGSETCPCCGGSGKNK
- a CDS encoding NUDIX hydrolase, producing MCVAGLVVNQQGKWLLVKKKYGGLKGKWSLPAGFVQAGETADEAAVRETKEETGIDAKVQGLIGLRTGVIREEVSDNMLIFSLKPRENQPIQIQEQEIMEAAWLDPKEIAFQDSSVMLFEMLKQHWEDYKQKIDGIDPGEVFGYTTYRLFL
- a CDS encoding NAD(P)/FAD-dependent oxidoreductase, with the protein product MRKPRIVVLGAGYGGLMTVTRLQKQISGEAEIILINKNDYHYETTWLHEASAGTMHHDKVRYDIKSVINRSKVHFMETTVEDIKTDENKVITTDGEVEYDYLVIALGAEPETFGIKGLKEYAFSITSIRSARHIREHLDYQFATYSQEQEKKDERLTIVVGGAGFTGIEFLGELGNRIPELCHEYDIDPSKVRIVCVEAAPMILPGFDPELVKYARAKLEKKGVEFRIGTPIKEATEDGIFIAINEEEVEEIKASTVVWAAGVRGSNLIEKAGFENMRARVKVEKDLRAPGHDNVFIVGDCSLMINEEINRPYPPTAQIAMQQGEVCARNIAALVKGKHDLETFVPDLKGTVCSLGEDDAIGLVFGKKLMGSSAAFMKKVIDNRALYMIGGASLVFKKGKFKFF
- a CDS encoding NAD(P)/FAD-dependent oxidoreductase; amino-acid sequence: MKEDQKIYDITIIGGGPTGLFTAFYGGMRQASVKIIESLPQLGGQLATLYPEKYIYDVAGFPKVKAQELVDNLKEQMNQFEQTICLGQAVETVEKQSDGTFKLTTNEEVHYSKTIIITAGNGAFQPRRLQLDNARQYEGKNVHYFIDNLEQFRNQKVVVCGGGDSAVDWALMLEPIAEKVSLVHRRDKFRAHEHSVENLFQSTVEIKTPFVPVELVGNGEIAQKIVLDEVKGINKETIDFDSLIVNFGFLSSLGPIKDWGLEIEKNSIVVNSRMETNIEGIYAAGDICTYDGKVKLIASGFGEAPTAVNNAKAFMDPKARVQPLHSTSLFNS
- a CDS encoding polysaccharide deacetylase family protein, which gives rise to MIKSLRWPLWLLIMALFSGVLFLVNQLLSSGTYAEEKVERKDWSKYPGLALETRTKKTEYYTFSISLPMLDNKEMNKIIQKWAAEKKEFFLSKVEENKDQIHKDNPASLSIEVDTIQLDDEMYSLVFSSHLDSGGANGKQYKKTFNINVSTHDIIGLDDVIKDKESIEEMRKLVQNEMEKNKDLFAKVDKNLLEKSLANPQDWKWSMDSDQFHVYFDESEISKGDLGSVTVDISMDEVEPLLQLQTEGEQEKIIPLDPNGKYVALTFDDGPNKNVTPQVLQILKEFDAKATFFMLGIQVERYPELARKVANEGHEVANHGYDHHDLTQLNKQQIKSQIVKTKELIKEVTGQVPSLLRPPYGAFDHKVEAIASLTSSPLVLWSVDSLDWKRKGSQTVSNIVQQETNPNSIILLHDIHSTSAEALPTILSKLKEDGYQFVTVSQLLTLEEFDMDNPVYGAVR